A single genomic interval of Stieleria maiorica harbors:
- a CDS encoding TIGR04282 family arsenosugar biosynthesis glycosyltransferase, giving the protein MHRGPDRKLHLGVMAKYWTSGQVKTRLGATIGMCQAAQVHRAFCHHLAGRLATAADQRSFVVSPPERQADFRTSLPPGWQIEIQSEGDLGCRMQAWFAGGAEAEGDRVLIGADCPLLDGSVILQTGELLESHDVVLGPAIDGGYYLIALRGPWRAEYRSLLEEMPWSGASVFQLTCRRAKEAGLRLATLAAMEDVDTIKELEALMIQLEQRSGDVDCRTLRRSIEQVISQRGMG; this is encoded by the coding sequence ATGCATCGAGGTCCGGATCGAAAACTACACCTCGGCGTGATGGCAAAGTACTGGACGTCGGGACAAGTCAAGACACGGCTGGGGGCAACCATCGGGATGTGTCAGGCGGCCCAAGTGCATCGAGCGTTTTGCCACCATTTGGCCGGCCGATTGGCCACCGCGGCCGATCAACGGTCGTTCGTCGTGTCACCACCGGAGCGTCAAGCGGACTTTCGGACATCGTTGCCACCGGGGTGGCAGATCGAAATCCAATCCGAGGGCGACTTGGGATGTCGCATGCAGGCCTGGTTTGCCGGCGGCGCGGAGGCGGAGGGTGACCGAGTTTTGATCGGTGCCGATTGCCCTCTTTTGGATGGTTCGGTGATTCTCCAAACCGGTGAGCTGTTGGAATCCCACGACGTCGTGCTGGGGCCGGCGATCGATGGCGGGTATTACTTGATTGCATTGCGTGGGCCATGGCGTGCGGAGTATCGGAGTTTGCTGGAAGAGATGCCGTGGAGCGGCGCGTCGGTTTTCCAATTGACGTGTCGTCGTGCGAAGGAGGCCGGATTGCGTTTGGCAACGCTGGCGGCGATGGAAGATGTTGACACGATCAAGGAGTTGGAAGCATTGATGATTCAGTTGGAGCAGCGTTCCGGTGACGTGGATTGCCGCACACTTCGTCGGTCGATCGAGCAAGTGATTTCGCAGCGGGGAATGGGATGA
- a CDS encoding NAD(P)/FAD-dependent oxidoreductase → MKSDVVVIGAGAIGLTLAYELAQRGRQVTVVDRDRLVAVETDTCSINTPFRSATSWAAAGILPPADLEHSTDPMDRLRGLSHQLFPTLAARLMVESGIDSQLARCGGWYLSDTVGETASMVGMVSFWRELSIECVERTPAEFAASEPALAEWAEREPAARAWWVPDEYQISPPLFLQALIKACDRLGVTFLDQSRVVDIDDVESKVTVTLERRHGGRQSIEAGQAVVCGGTWSGLMAPRLRLDQSLVPVRGQVLLLKTETPILSSIINFGQRYFVPRRDGAVLVGSCEEEVGFQRGTTPAMLDEFRRFVRRVCPPLASARELSAWSGLRPLTFDGFPICGKLPGSDSIFVATGHFRSGIHLSPGTAICLADLMGGDEPPIDLQPFSVGKQQGTAG, encoded by the coding sequence ATGAAGAGCGACGTGGTGGTGATCGGGGCCGGTGCGATCGGTTTGACGCTGGCGTACGAGTTGGCCCAACGCGGTCGACAGGTCACGGTCGTCGACCGGGACCGATTGGTTGCCGTGGAGACGGACACGTGTTCGATCAACACGCCTTTTCGATCGGCCACGTCGTGGGCGGCAGCCGGCATTCTGCCGCCGGCCGATTTGGAGCACTCGACCGATCCGATGGACCGCCTGCGCGGGCTTAGCCACCAGCTGTTTCCCACCTTGGCGGCGCGGTTAATGGTGGAGTCCGGGATCGATTCCCAGCTGGCACGTTGCGGAGGATGGTACTTGTCAGACACCGTCGGCGAGACGGCGTCGATGGTCGGGATGGTGTCGTTTTGGCGCGAGCTGTCGATCGAGTGCGTCGAGCGGACGCCGGCGGAGTTTGCCGCGAGCGAACCGGCGCTGGCCGAGTGGGCCGAGCGCGAGCCGGCCGCGCGGGCATGGTGGGTGCCCGATGAATACCAAATCTCTCCGCCGCTGTTCTTGCAAGCGTTGATCAAGGCCTGTGATCGCCTGGGGGTGACGTTTTTGGATCAGAGCCGTGTGGTGGACATCGATGATGTCGAATCGAAGGTGACGGTGACGCTGGAACGCCGTCACGGAGGGCGTCAATCAATCGAAGCCGGGCAAGCGGTCGTTTGCGGAGGCACGTGGAGCGGGCTGATGGCCCCGCGGTTGAGACTCGATCAGAGTCTGGTGCCGGTACGGGGGCAGGTGTTGTTGCTGAAGACTGAAACGCCGATCTTGTCGAGCATCATCAATTTCGGCCAACGCTATTTTGTTCCACGGCGTGACGGAGCCGTGTTGGTCGGTTCCTGCGAAGAGGAGGTCGGATTTCAACGGGGAACGACACCGGCGATGCTGGACGAATTTCGCCGGTTCGTTCGACGTGTTTGTCCGCCGCTTGCGTCCGCCCGGGAATTGAGCGCTTGGTCCGGGCTGCGGCCGTTGACGTTTGACGGGTTTCCGATCTGCGGCAAACTGCCCGGCAGCGATTCGATCTTTGTCGCCACGGGACACTTTCGCAGCGGCATCCATCTGTCGCCTGGGACCGCCATTTGTTTGGCTGATCTGATGGGCGGTGACGAGCCCCCGATCGATCTGCAGCCCTTCTCGGTCGGCAAGCAGCAGGGGACGGCCGGTTGA